A single region of the Podospora pseudopauciseta strain CBS 411.78 chromosome 1, whole genome shotgun sequence genome encodes:
- a CDS encoding hypothetical protein (CAZy:GH13; CAZy:CBM20; EggNog:ENOG503NV3E; COG:G): MYTLNFGMRFLAAGAALCGVMGVSGLSAAEWRKQSIYQVVTDRFARTDLSTTAPCDTTHQVYCGGTWRGLISKLDYIQGMGFTAVWISPVVKQIDGNSRDGSSYHGYWAKDIWALNPAFGNEDDLKALSAALHARGMYLMVDIVTNHMAHMGCANCVDYGALSPFSSSSYYHPPCWINYNSQTSVEQCWQGSDTVSLPDLRTSDPNVRRIWNEWISHLVSTYSIDGLRVDSAKHVETSFWSGFNAAAGVYLTGEVYHGDALYVAPYQNYMDGVLDYPSYYYILRAFQSTSGSISALVAGLDTIKGVAKDLSLWGSFLENHDVERFASFTKDMALAKNGIAVTMLKDGIPIIYQGQEQHYAGTGTPNNREAVWYSGYSTSSELYQWITKLNQIRSHAISQDSKYLTYNAHTIYSDSRTIVLRKGFTGAQIIGVYTNAGSSSSVPVTLVSSATGFTPNQALIDVMSCTPYSTDGGGGITVTLNGGVSRVLYPASRLAGSGICPSLTGPPTATSTTAAPPATPTANPSCSLATVDITFNHLVPTSFGDSVKVTGNVAALGNWNPTNGVALNASQYTNNNPLWTGTLKLAPGTNIQYKFVKVSSSGAASWESDPNRSYTVPCAAASVGSSWK; the protein is encoded by the exons ATGTACACCCTGAACTTCGGCATGCGGTTCCTGGCCGCAGGGGCAGCGCTCTGTGGAGTGATGGGAGTCTCGGGACTTTCAGCGGCAGAGTGGCGCAAGCAGTCTATCTACCAGGTTGTCACTGATCGATTCGCCCGCACCGATCTTTCGACTACGGCACCATGCGATACCACTCACCAAGTGTACTGCGGCGGGACCTGGAGGGGACTCATCTCGAAGCTGGACTATATCCAAGGCATGGGCTTCACAGCTGTTTGGATCTCGCCTGTTGTCAAGCAGATTGATGGAAACTCAAGGGATGG ATCGTCCTATCATGGGTACTGGGCCAAGGACATCTGGGCTCTGAACCCAGCGTTCGGCAACGAGGACGACCTGAAGGCTTTGTCCGCGGCGCTCCACGCGCGAGGAATG TATCTTATGGTGGATATTGTCACCAACCACATGGCGCACATGGGCTGTGCTAACTGTGTTGACTATGGTGCTCTCAGCCCCTTTTCGTCG TCTTCGTACTATCACCCTCCCTGTTGGATCAATTACAACAGCCAAACTTCAGTCGAACA ATGCTGGCAAGGAAGCGACACCGTCAGTCTCCCAGATCTTCGGACTTCAGA CCCCAATGTGCGTCGGATTTGGAACGAGTGGATTTCTCACCTTGTTTCTACCTATTCCAT TGATGGTCTACGAGTCGACAGTGCAAAGCATGTCGAGACATCGTTTTGGTCTGGATTCAATGCCGCGGCGGGCGTATACTTGACGGGTGAGGTGTACCACGGCGACGCTCTTTATGTCGCGCCATACCAAAACTACATGGATGGCGTCCTTGATTATCCTAG CTACTATTACATTCTCCGGGCTTTCCAGTCCACCAGCGGTAGCATCAGCGCGCTCGTGGCTGGTCTCGATACCATCAAGGGCGTTGCGAAGGATCTCAGTCTTTGGGGCTCGTTCCTAGAGAATCACGACGTAGAGCGCTTCGCTTCCTTTACCAAGGATATGGCGCTGGCAAAGAAT GGAATCGCTGTCACGATGCTGAAGGATG GTATCCCCATCATCTACCAGGGACAAGAGCAACACTATGCCGGCACAGGAACCCCCAACAATCGCGAGGCTGTCTGGTATTCGGGCTACTCGACCAGCTCGGAACTCTACCAATGGATCACCAAGCTTAACCAGATTCGGTCGCACGCCATCTCGCAAGACTCGAAATACCTCACTTATAACGCCCACACCATCTACTCAGACAGCCGCACCATTGTTCTTCGAAAGGGGTTCACAGGAGCTCAGATTATCGGTGTTTACACCAACGccggctcctcctcgtcggtgCCTGTTACCCTGGTCTCTTCGGCCACTGGCTTCACCCCCAACCAGGCCTTGATTGATGTCATGAGCTGCACCCCTTACAGCAcagatggaggtggtggtatcACCGTCACGCTCAATGGCGGTGTTTCAAGGGTGCTCTACCCAGCCTCTCGCCTCGCCGGAAGTGGCATCTGCCCTTCCCTGACTGGCCCGCCGACCGCGACATCAACGACCGCTGCCCCACCTGCCACCCCGACAG CCAATCCCAGCTGCTCCTTAGCCACGGTCGATATCACTTTCAACCACCTCGTGCCCACGTCTTTCGGCGACTCAGTCAAGGT CACTGGAAATGTGGCCGCTCTCGGCAACTGGAACCCAACCAACGGCGTTGCGCTCAACGCATCGCAgtacaccaacaacaaccctctCTGGACCGGGACTCTGAAGCTTGCCCCTGGGACCAACATCCAATACAAGTTTGTCAAGGTCAGCAGCTCAGGTGCGGCGTCTTGGGAGTCGGACCCCAACCGATCTTACACTGTCCCCTGTGCGGCGGCATCGGTGGGGAGCTCATGGAAATGA
- a CDS encoding hypothetical protein (COG:L; EggNog:ENOG503NXR1): protein MQNRIDRLEGLVLSLMHGGANIEISPASVANRSSSDPASNATPSTVENNSATSKVDTHLEDAMQDEDESDIEDVAKSLGVLKVDPTKSKHIYLGEEHWHTILLDITEVKNYFASHRKELENSYEQVKRSKPSTAMAPPALLMGAIPATEVELRAELPPKSTVLTLCGRYFNSMDNAVNIIHAPTFHQQLRNHWQDPSKTPIMWLGLLYSILCLAMLSYHKVGDEPPEWRGRALELADEYRLRTVQCLIAGDYTKPAEYTVETMILYAFCEYSSRWDADLGLWLIISLVTRVALRMGYHRDGKWFPTTITPFQAEMRRRTWALVRTTDIFFSHQVSLSSMINDHDCDTEMPHNIFDEEFGPDTKVLPPSRPSSEPTPISYMIVKIRLCLELGNILQITGRVKNQVHYDEILRHDSKLRAIKAELPPHLKLQPLEGSHDPLTLIIARFNIDILHLKIICLLHRKYLPRARHNPRYAHSRRSAIEASLETLRHLATLHRESQPNGRLQSIKWYVTSVATKDFLLPAMLIALDLHFDNEAQRSGERQSSHSLYFWTREQREEMIRSLEQTIEIWKGLVDTSIEAVKASNVLEVMLAKIKSFVRPDSVGASPPEAVMRNDFFGSVNSGVSQPEHSAAMRLGMLSSGNPPSGNLSSAFDTVQSPGGATYSALDLGLKSDAGAASDFANASLLDGVQSPLSMFNSMAHSGMDFGSNFDWVSSPTILCQHRPDSCFFADAVHYM from the exons ATGCAAAATCGCATTGACAGGCTTGAGGGACTGGTGTTATCATTGATGCATGGCGGCGCAAACATTGAGATATCGCCAGCTTCAGTTGCAAACAGAAGCTCATCTGACCCTGCTTCCAATGCCACACCCTCTACGGTAGAAAATAACTCTGCTACGTCCAAAGTCGATACGCACTTGGAGGATGCGATgcaggatgaagatgaaagCGATATCGAAGATGTAGCCAAGTCGCTTGGCGTGCTGAAAGTTGACCCAACGAAAAGTAAACATATCTACCTCGGAGAAGAGCATTGGCACACCATTCTGCTCGATATCACCGAGGTCAAGAATTATTTCGCATCCCACAggaaggagctggaaaaCAGCTATGAGCAGGTCAAGCGTAGCAAGCCCTCCACGGCCATGGCTCCGCCCGCGCTGCTAATGGGGGCTATACCGGCGACTGAAGTTGAGCTTCGAGCTGAACTGCCACCCAAGTCGACCGTCTTGACGCTGTGTGGGAGATACTTCAATTCCATGGATAATGCTGTCAACATCATACACGCACCCACCTTTCACCAACAACTTCGAAATCATTGGCAGGACCCATCCAAGACGCCAATCATGTGGCTAGGGCTGCTCTACTCAATCTTGTGCTTGGCTATGCTTTCATACCACAAGGTCGGGGACGAGCCTCCAgagtggagagggagagcgCTCGAGCTGGCCGACGAGTACCGACTGCGAACCGTGCAGTGCCTGATAGCGGGCGACTACACCAAGCCGGCCGAGTATACCGTCGAGACCATGATCCTCTATGCCTTTTGCGAGTATTCTTCCCGTTGGGATGCCGATCTGGGCCTGTGGCTGATCATATCGCTCGTCACGAGGGTGGCACTACGCATGGGATACCACCGTGATGGTAAGTGGTTTCCCACAACCATCACGCCTTTCCAAGCC GAGATGAGGCGAAGAACATGGGCCTTGGTCAGGACGACAgatattttcttttcacATCAAGTATCGCTTTCAAGCATGATCAATGACCATGACTGTGACACGGAGATGCCACACAACATCTTTGACGAAGAGTTTGGCCCAGATACAAAGGTACTACCTCCGTCCAGGCCGAGCTCCGAGCCCACACCCATCAGCTACATGATCGTCAAGATCCGCCTTTGTCTGGAGCTCGGCAATATCCTGCAGATAACTGGCCGAGTCAAGAACCAAGTTCATTACGACGAAATCCTTCGGCATGACTCCAAGTTGCGCGCCATCAAGGCAGAGCTTCCACCTCACCTGAAGTTGCAGCCACTCGAGGGCTCCCATGACCCGCTCACACTCATCATCGCGCGGTTCAACATCGATATCCTTCACCTGAAGATTATATGTCTTCTTCACAGAAAATATCTGCCTAGGGCAAGGCACAATCCCCGGTACGCTCACTCTCGTCGCAGCGCCATCGAGGCATCCCTCGAAACATTGCGGCATCTGGCGACCTTGCACAGAGAATCACAGCCCAACGGGCGCTTGCAGTCGATCAAGTGGTATGTCACTTCGGTGGCAACCAAAGATTTCTTGCTTCCCGCAATGCTCATTGCTCTGGATCTCCACTTTGATAACGAGGCGCAGCGGTCTGGGGAGCGGCAGAGCTCCCACAGTCTGTATTTTTGGACTCGCGAGCAGCGGGAGGAGATGATCCGTAGCCTCGAGCAGACGATAGAGATCTGGAAGGGGCTCGTTGACACCTCGATCGAGGCGGTCAAGGCCTCGAACGTGTTGGAGGTCATgctggccaagatcaagagTTTCGTTCGGCCAGACAGTGTGGGAGCAAGTCCGCCCGAAGCGGTGATGCGTAATGATTTTTTCGGGTCAGTCAACTCGGGGGTGTCGCAGCCGGAGCACTCGGCCGCCATGAGGCTGGGAATGCTGTCAAGTGGAAACCCCCCGAGCGGCAACCTGTCCTCGGCGTTCGACACTGTCCAGAGTCCTGGGGGTGCCACTTATTCGGCTCTTGACCTGGGACTGAAATCAGACGCGGGGGCCGCCTCTGATTTTGCAAATGCCTCGTTGCTGGATGGAGTGCAGTCTCCGCTATCCATGTTCAATAGCATGGCACACAGTGGTATGGATTTTGGAAGCAACTTTGACTGGGTGAGCAGTCCCACCATCCTGTGCCAACACCGGCCCGACTCTTGCTTCTTTGCTGACGCAGTACATTACATGTAG
- a CDS encoding hypothetical protein (COG:L; EggNog:ENOG503NXR1), which translates to MTPTPPSTTPSSNGRSPDGQFRVVRKRNRVPLSCYPCRQRKL; encoded by the exons ATGACGCCGACACCACCATCGACTACGCCTTCCTCGAATGGGCGTTCGCCTGATGGCCAGTTCCGGGTGGTCCGCAAGAGAAACAGAGTACCATTGAGTTGTTACCCTTGCCGGCAGAGGAA GTTGTAA
- the GRX3 gene encoding glutaredoxin (COG:O; EggNog:ENOG503NXX9): MSTIREITSLPNWEHHVTSLPPSTLLVVSFHAPWAAPCAQMATVLSTLASEYPVTEPPSTSWVSINAEDLSDISETYNVTAVPFLVLIRNGQVLETVSGSSAVKVRNAIEAHAAKVGAPVLNGAATATDGHDGEVATEEDPEKKKEELFKRLGDLVKAAPVMLFMKGTPSEPKCGFSRQLVAILRENAVKYGFFNILADDEVRQGLKEFADWPTYPQLWVDGKLVGGLDIVKEELSNDADFFKA; the protein is encoded by the exons ATGTCGACTATTCGCGAAATCACCAGTCTTCCGAACTGGGAACATCACGTCACCTCACTACCGCCTTCCACTCTCCTCGTGGTCTCTTTCCATGCGCCATGGGCCGCTCCATGCGCGCAAATGGCGACCGTTCTGTCGACGCTGGCGAGCGAGTATCCCGTCACTGAACCACCGTCCACATCATGGGTGTCGATCAACGCAGAGGATCTTTCGGATATTAGCGAAACCTACAACGTGACAGCCGTTCCATTTCTTGTCCTGATTCGCAACGGACAGGTGCTGGAAACCGTCAGTGGAAGCAGCGCCGTCAAGGTGCGGAATGCCATCGAAGCCCATGCCGCCAAGGTGGGCGCCCCAGTTTTGAATGGCGCTGCGACTGCGACTGACGgccatgatggtgaggtggcAACTGAGGAGGAtccagagaagaaaaaggaggagcTCTTCAAGCGTCTGGGAGATCTTGTCAAGGCTGCTCCCGTGATGCTCTTCATGAAGGGCACTCCTAGCGAGCCCAAGTGCGGCTTTTCTCGGCAGCTAGTAGCTATTCTGCGGGAAAACGCAGTCAAGTAtggcttcttcaacatccTGGCCGACGATGAAGTGCGCCAGGGCCTCAAAGAGTTTGCCGACTGGCCAACTTATCCCCAGCTCTGGGTTGACGGCAAGCTGGTCGGAGGGCTTGATATT GTCAAGGAGGAACTGTCTAATGACGCCGACTTCTTCAAGGCATAG
- a CDS encoding hypothetical protein (EggNog:ENOG503Q2R8): MSAAEYYQQGPPQQSYASPHPPPQAYPQYPQPSYGGPPPQQGYYPPQGPMQYQQQAPPTKSSGGGGCLKGCLAAMCCCFLCEEGCECCADCCECCMECC, from the exons ATGTCAGCTGCCGAATACTATCAACAAGGCCCACCGCAACAGAGCTACGCCTCTCcgcacccaccaccacaggccTACCCTCAATATCCCCAACCG TCCTACGGAGGgcctccaccacaacaagGGTACTATCCACCGCAGGGGCCGATGCAGTATCAGCAACAGGCACCCCCGACGAAGAgcagcggtggcggtggttgtCTTAAGGGCTGTCTAGCAGCCATGTGCTGTTGCTTCTTATGCGAAGAGGGCTGCGAATGCTGTGCAGACTGTTGTGAGTGCTGCATGGAGTGTTGTTAA